One Mastacembelus armatus chromosome 10, fMasArm1.2, whole genome shotgun sequence DNA window includes the following coding sequences:
- the tlr1 gene encoding toll-like receptor 1, which translates to MNPVSVAILAVAALVQLQLTASSPNSIIDRSSRNLSYVPKDLPKEVEFLDLSCNHIQQLHRGDFKNTTLLRFLNVSWNSMEMIDPETFLDTPLLEDLDLSHNKLKNLSSQLYLLHTGNLRVLNLTCNKFLSMTLGSEFSYLVKLKRLALGAKNISMGDFKNIASVKLRTLTLTIESELNYEAGSLKDVTAQRLQIAFTTNQMIDYDLIADALSRFDELELMNLISSYTDLTELLQRVKLHTFNFYLTNIWISWKDLTNFVNVVLNTSIAQLSASDVIMYSLPYKDTEVTQISQMKSFAARRAVVKSFFFSQEAVYNFFINLPVESLAITETSIIHMTCPKSQSPILHLDFSDCALSDSIFSRVEGQEILECDHLGNVRKLILFDNNLHSLQVLSKRVQHMRSLQHLDLSLNSLVYDELLECVWPQSITNMTLSSNSLTESVFKCLPKGIETLDLQDNQVSVIMSSVLKLENLTSLNLNANRLRDLPVCTSFPILNKLLLKSNSLSAPSANNLDSCPKLKTLDASYNPFTCTCALRSFLSLGIKSETKDSDTGIELLNWPLDYYCTYPEALRETTLKHFLIPEVSCNPSILAATILCPAVIIIITVVTLCHRLDVPWYVGMIWQWTRAKHRARTRQVQPEDLVGVEFHAFVSYSQHDADWVHNALLPNLEGPAGGLRICHHEKNFVPGKTIIENIISCVEKSRRSVFVLSAHFVKSEWCHYELYFASHQRLSRGADSILLVLLEPLPQYLIPSKYYQLKSMMGRHTYLEWPQDTAKHRLFWANLRAALQTDLPNAPLIQTEE; encoded by the coding sequence ATGAATCCTGTGAGCGTCGCCATCTTGGCAGTGGCTGCTTTGGTGCAACTCCAGCTGACTGCTTCATCACCTAACAGCATCATAGACCGCTCGTCCAGAAATCTCTCATATGTCCCCAAGGACCTGCCAAAGGAGGTTGAGTTTTTAGACCTTTCATGCAACCACATACAGCAGCTTCACAGAGGGGACTTCAAAAACACCACTCTCCTGAGGTTCCTCAATGTTTCATGGAATAGCATGGAGATGATCGATCCAGAGACGTTCCTGGACACGCCACTCCTGGAGGATCTGGACCTGTCCCACAACAAGCTGAAGAACCTGTCGAGTCAGCTGTACCTACTGCACACAGGGAACCTTCGCGTGCTGAACCTGACCTGTAACAAGTTTCTCTCCATGACACTGGGAAGTGAGTTCAGTTACTTAGTTAAACTGAAGAGATTAGCACTTGGAGCTAAAAACATCAGTATGGGCGATTTCAAGAATATTGCTTCAGTGAAACTACGTACATTGACCCTTACCATAGAGAGCGAACTTAATTATGAAGCAGGTAGCCTGAAGGACGTTACTGCTCAAAGGCTTCAGATAGCCTTCACAACTAATCAAATGATAGACTATGATCTGATTGCTGATGCTCTCTCACGCTTTGACGAACTGGAGTTAATGAATTTGATAAGCAGCTACACAGACCTGACTGAGCTGTTGCAGAGAGtaaaattacacacatttaatttttatcttACCAACATATGGATCTCATGGAAAGACTTAACTAACTTTGTAAATGTTGTCCTGAACACGTCTATTGCCCAGCTGAGCGCCTCTGATGTGATCATGTACAGTTTGCCTTACAAAGATACTGAAGTGACTCAGATATCTCAAATGAAATCCTTCGCAGCCAGAAGAGCAGTGGTGaaatctttcttcttttcacagGAAGCTGTGTACAACTTTTTTATCAACTTGCCGGTGGAGAGTTTAGCAATCACCGAAACTTCAATCATACACATGACATGCCCAAAGTCACAGAGTCCAATCCTTCATCTGGACTTTTCCGATTGTGCTTTATCTGACTCCATCTTCTCGAGAGTGGAGGGACAGGAAATTCTTGAATGTGATCATTTGGGCAATGTGAGGAAACTGATTCTGTTTGACAACAATCTTCATAGTCTCCAGGTGCTGAGCAAACGTGTGCAGCATATGAGGtccctgcaacatctggacctCAGCCTCAACTCCCTGGTTTATGATGAACTGTTAGAGTGCGTCTGGCCTCAAAGCATCACCAATATGACTCTGTCTTCTAATAGTCTGACAGAGTCTGTTTTTAAGTGTCTACCAAAAGGAATAGAGACACTGGACCTCCAGGACAACCAGGTTTCTGTGATAATGTCATCAGTCTTAAAACTGGAAAACCTTACATCTCTGAATCTAAATGCTAATAGGCTGCGGGACCTGCCTGTATGCACCAGTTTCCCCATTCTGAATAAGCTTCTGCTCAAGTCCAATTCCCTCAGTGCCCCATCTGCAAACAATCTGGATAGCTGCCCCAAACTAAAAACCCTGGATGCCAGTTACAACCCTTTTACCTGCACCTGCGCTCTGAGGAGTTTCTTAAGTCTTGGCATCAAATCTGAAACAAAAGACAGTGACACAGGAATTGAATTGCTAAACTGGCCACTGGACTATTACTGCACCTACCCAGAGGCTCTTAGAGAGACAACCTTGAAACATTTCTTGATCCCAGAGGTCTCCTGCAACCCTAGCATTTTAGCAGCCACCATCTTGTGCCCAGCAGTGATAATAATTATTACTGTTGTGACACTGTGCCATCGTTTGGATGTTCCCTGGTACGTGGGCATGATCTGGCAGTGGACCAGAGCCAAACATCGTGCCAGAACACGACAAGTTCAACCTGAAGACCTGGTGGGTGTTGAGTTTCATGCTTTTGTGTCTTACAGTCAGCATGATGCAGACTGGGTGCACAACGCCCTTCTCCCTAACCTTGAAGGTCCAGCAGGAGGGCTCAGAATCTGCCATCACGAGAAGAACTTTGTTCCAGGAAAGACAATTATTGAAAACATCATCAGCTGTGTTGAGAAAAGCCGACGTTCTGTGTttgttctctctgctcacttCGTCAAGAGCGAGTGGTGCCACTACGAGCTGTACTTCGCCAGCCACCAACGCCTTTCCCGTGGCGCTGACAGCATTTTGCTGGTGCTGCTCGAGCCTCTGCCTCAGTACCTTATCCCATCCAAGTACTACCAGCTCAAGTCCATGATGGGCCGGCACACCTATCTGGAGTGGCCACAGGACACAGCCAAACACAGGCTGTTCTGGGCTAACCTCAGAGCTGCTCTTCAGACAGACCTTCCAAATGCACCACTTATACAAACAGAGGAATGA
- the ints10 gene encoding integrator complex subunit 10, producing the protein MSAQKDCEFLVKRARELVSDDPCAAKAWLITARTLYPADFNIQYEMYIIERNAERTASAGRLLYDMFINFPDQPIVWREISVITAALRSDSQDKHAQFLRGLFETLPGRVQCEMLLKATEQCFNTLEKAEMLLLLLKRFPESVVQHGVNLGETLLEAEASENVETAVNCFRKLFVCDVLPLVINNMDMRLPASLMQKYMLKAAEFYIGYVTRGPSPDVQIQASQDGGSLKSPSVSRGSQRYVIDGLSEKSSVVAEPWERLLDILAVVGARCEWQGDKGQRSYVDMLQRVKELCRYLPGLEGDTRFRCCSQVVICTALVLFRSAFLYVSAVQPALFQGVNALSSGPWILVEDLSSVYNDVEVERGAVKHAHKKRKLADGRERTMSSDDEEGLGKGRSRHIVVNKTEMPSWSETLESFRIARESWDLLHSHDGLETEFKKICASWKTDSWLWFRIFLTDMIIYQGQYRKALSSLLQMAAVQQPQPGQQSPTGQTSLEHHRALIQQASCHYALGEYRMACEKLLDVVSGLVPPNQEPTKTSEDQGRVKTRTRKGNDLRLLPCTTKAILPFCLQLMLACFKLRAFADSRDDLSLGHVVVLLQQDWPQGELLFLKAVDKICQQGSFQYENFFNYVTNIDMLEEFAYLRTPEGGRIQLELLPNQGMLIKHHTVTRGITKGVKEDFRLAMERQVSRCGENLLSVLHRFCINEKIIIIQSLP; encoded by the exons ATGTCAGCGCAAAAAGACTGCGAGTTTTTGGTGAAAAGAGCCCGAGAGCTGGTCTCTGATGATCCTTGTGCGGCCAAAGCCTGGCTCATAACTGCCAGGACCCTTTACCCTGCAGACTTCAACATACAG TATGAAATGTACATCATTGAACGCAATGCAGAAAGGACGGCTTCAGCAGGCAGACTGCTGTATGACAT GTTTATAAACTTCCCTGATCAGCCCATTGTGTGGCGGGAGATCAGTGTCATCACAGCTGCCCTGCGCAGTGACTCTCAAGACAAGCATGCACAATTTCTACGAG GGCTGTTTGAGACACTGCCTGGCCGTGTGCAGTGTGAGATGCTGCTGAAAGCTACAGAGCAGTGTTTCAACACTCTGGAGAAGGCAGAGATGTTGCTGCTTCTTTTGAAACGCTTTCCAGAGTCTGTGGTCCAACATGGg GTCAATTTAGGAGAGACGTTGCTAGAGGCAGAGGCATCAGAGAATGTGGAGACTGCTGTGAATTGCTTCAGAAAACTTTTTG tgtgtgatgTCCTTCCTTTGGTCATAAACAACATGGACATGCGTCTGCCAGCCAGCTTGATGCAGAAGTACATGCTGAAAGCAGCTGAATTCTACATTGGTTATGTTACACGTGGACCCTCACCTGATGTACAGATACAGG CTTCTCAAGATGGTGGATCTCTGAAATCTCCCAGTGTGTCCCGTGGTTCCCAGCGTTACGTGATTGATGGCCTGTCAGAGAAGTCGTCAGTAGTAGCTGAACCTTGGGAGAGGCTGTTGGATATTCTCGCTGTAGTTGGAGCTCGCTGCGAGTGGCAAGGAGACAAGGGACAGAG gAGTTATGTGGACATGCTGCAGAGAGTGAAGGAGTTGTGTCGCTACTTGCCTGGTCTGGAAGGAGACACAAGGTTCCGCTGCTGCAGTCAAGTGGTCATCTGTACTGCACTCGTCCTCTTCCGCAGTGCTTTTCTCTACGTCTCAGCTGTACAGCCTGCGCTGTTTCAGG GTGTGAATGCGTTGAGTTCAGGGCCATGGATTCTTGTAGAGGATTTGAGCTCTGTGTACAATGACGTGGAGGTGGAGAGAGGAGCAgtgaaacatgcacacaagaaACGCAAACTGGCTGATGGAAGAGAGAGGACTATG AGCTCAGATGATGAGGAAGGCTTGGGGAAAGGCCGCAGTCGACACATTGTAGTGAACAAGACTGAGATGCCGAGCTGGTCGGAGACTCTAGAGAGCTTTCGCATAGCGAGGGAGAGCTGGGATCTCCTTCACTCTCATGATGGCCTGGAAACTG AGTTCAAAAAGATTTGTGCCTCATGGAAGACGGACAGCTGGTTGTGGTTCAGAATATTCCTCACTGACATGATCATATATCAG GGACAGTACCGTAAAGCCCTCTCCAGCCTGCTCCAGATGGCTGCAGTGCAGCAGCCTCAGCCTGGGCAACAGAGCCCCACAGGTCAGACCAGTCTGGAGCACCACAGGGCCCTCATACAGCAGGCCTCTTGCCACTACGCGCTGGGAGAGTACAGG ATGGCCTGTGAAAAGCTCCTCGATGTTGTCAGTGGTCTGGTACCCCCAAACCAAGAACCAACAAAGACCTCAGAGGATCAGGGTAGAGTCAAGACCAGAACAAGAAAAG GTAATGACCTGAGGTTACTTCCCTGCACCACTAAAGCCATCTTACCTTTCTGTCTCCAGCTGATGCTAGCCTGCTTCAAG CTCCGTGCCTTCGCAGACAGTCGTGACGACCTGTCGCTTGGACATGTGGTGGTGCTTCTGCAGCAGGACTGGCCGCAGGGcgagctgctgtttttaaaggcGGTGGATAAAATCTGTCAGCAAGGCAGTTTCCAATATGAGAATTTTTTCAACTATGTCACCA ACATTGACATGCTAGAGGAGTTTGCATACCTACGTACTCCAGAAGGAGGAAGGATTCAACTAGAGCTATTGCCCAATCAGGGAATGCTGATCAA aCACCATACAGTGACTCGAGGAATTACCAAAGGAGTGAAGGAGGATTTCCGTCTGGCCATGGAGAGGCAGGTGTCACGCTGTGGGGAGAACCTTCTCAGTGTTCTTCATCGTTTCTGTATCAATGagaaaatcatcatcatccagtCTCTTCCTTGA
- the klb gene encoding beta-klotho yields MLSHPSRTRQCLLLYVVLLVCGWNKAACSLGEGRKIWQQTKQDPKVKSFIHDTFPSGFLWGSGTSAFQTEGAWSKEGKGTSIWDHFTHSSVSGTLATETANVASDSYAHWEEDVEALEYLGVRSYSFSLSWPRLFPDGNASSQPNSAAVEHYSHLIETLLEKKIEPIVTLHHWDLPQTLQERYGGWKNDTLVGLFEEYAAFCFHTFGSRVRYWLTMHNPYLVAVQGYRTGVHAPGETGGPSDSLIVAHNLIRAHAKAWHSYNTRFRPTQRGKVSIVLGSHWVEPQKGQVTAANVELCQQSIEAVLGWFANPIFGDGDYPVFLKNKHGALVPTFTAEEKLYVQKTADFFALSFGPYNLRLGRNLFQYGQTVTPDLRGILGWIKLQYGNLRVLVAEGGWFSEASVGTEDTVAIYLMKSFINQVLKAIKFDEVQVFGYTAWSLVDGFEWNYGYTIRRGLFYIDFSHPNRTRTPKTSAQYYRHVVKDNGFPTDETSTEVKGHFPCDFHWGIADSTLQVHFYPFSPQFTDPQLYIWNLTGDRSLHPVPGVKLHTRGAQCTEYLAIRDHLQLIASTGASHYRFALNWSLILPQGDLSNVNTEALRYYRCVLTELKKLDLEAVLILYYPTHRAPNLGLPGPLHASGGWLNYSTVQSFQEYAALCYQELGPWVQYWITINEPNRLVDIYSNWDEKHQAAHNLLLAHAKAWRLYERQHSSQQKALVSLALHADWAEAANPFLDSHVAAAQRFLLFELGRFLDPLLGTTYEGKGSERGYPQEMEAYMKARAQVTGLSGSPLPSFTEMEKEELRGALSFIALNHFTTRLVSPYLTTLDNFQQKRFPDHGCLTLSDPTWPSSSLGQALVPWGLRKILNWVSQRYGKDLPIIVTASGVDDQAPAEDKFRQHYLRSYLQEALKAHQLDGVNLQGFYVWKLQDRHVPQFGLFTSAHHQSKAKASIAIYREIITHRGFPDDDTMQTCTLSDLQEVCSVCAWMYKNKAMLVFGGCILITGVMLAALAVFVIITKRNRTKGRRRGTSRRRRREGVPVCSCPPVVRRS; encoded by the exons ATGCTGAGCCATCCCTCTCGCACACGTCAGTGCCTCTTACTGTACGTGGTGTTGTTGGTGTGTGGTTGGAACAAGGCAGCCTGTTCTCTTGGGGAGGGCAGGAAGATTTGGCAGCAGACCAAGCAGGACCCCAAAGTCAAGTCTTTTATTCATGACACCTTCCCTTCAGGATTCCTCTGGGGTTCAGGGACATCTGCCTTTCAGACAGAGGGTGCATGGAGCAAGGAGGGGAAGGGAACCTCCATCTGGGATCACTTTACCCATTCCTCTGTCAGTGGTACCTTGGCAACAGAGACTGCCAATGTGGCTAGTGACAGCTATGCTCACTGGGAGGAAGATGTTGAGGCACTGGAGTATCTAGGTGTAAGATCatactctttctctctctcttggccCAGGCTCTTTCCTGATGGAAATGCCAGCAGCCAGCCCAATTCAGCTGCTGTGGAACATTACAGTCATCTCATAGAGACGCTGCTGGAAAAGAAAATTGAGCCCATCGTCACTCTCCATCACTGGGACCTGCCGCAGACCTTGCAAGAGCGATATGGAGGCTGGAAAAATGACACTTTGGTGGGACTGTTTGAGGAGTATGctgccttttgttttcacacattcGGGAGTCGTGTTAGGTACTGGCTTACGATGCATAACCCATACCTTGTGGCTGTACAGGGGTATAGGACAGGTGTGCATGCGCCTGGGGAGACAGGGGGTCCCTCTGACTCTCTCATTGTGGCCCACAACCTGATCAGG GCACATGCTAAAGCGTGGCATAGCTACAACACCCGTTTCCGACCAACTCAGAGGGGTAAAGTATCCATTGTTCTGGGATCCCACTGGGTTGAACCTCAAAAAGGCCAAGTCACAGCTGCCAATGTCGAGCTTTGTCAGCAGTCAATAGAGGCTGTGCTTGGCTGGTTTGCCAACCCCATCTTTGGGGATGGAGACTACCcagtctttttaaaaaacaaacatggggCCCTTGTGCCCACATTCACCGCTGAGGAGAAGCTCTATGTGCAGAAAACAGCCGATTTTTTTGCTTTGTCCTTTGGGCCTTACAACCTCCGTCTGGGCCGCAACTTGTTCCAGTATGGGCAGACTGTAACCCCAGACCTGAGGGGCATCCTGGGCTGGATAAAGCTACAGTATGGGAACCTGAGGGTGTTAGTGGCTGAGGGAGGCTGGTTCTCTGAAGCCAGTGTGGGAACGGAGGACACCGTGGCCATCTATCTAATGAAGAGTTTTATCAATCAAGTCCTGAAAG CTATCAAGTTTGATGAGGTGCAGGTGTTTGGCTACACCGCCTGGTCACTGGTGGATGGATTTGAGTGGAATTATGGCTACACTATTAGACGAGGCCTTTTCTATATCGACTTCAGCCACCCAAACCGGACCAGGACGCCAAAGACCTCTGCTCAGTACTACAGGCATGTTGTAAAGGACAATGGTTTCCCCACAGATGAAACCTCCACAGAGGTCAAAGGCCATTTCCCCTGTGACTTTCATTGGGGTATTGCTGACTCCACTTTGCAG GTCCACTTCTACCCTTTCTCCCCACAGTTTACTGACCCTCAGTTGTACATCTGGAACCTGACAGGTGACAGATCACTGCATCCAGTCCCAGGTGTAAAGCTTCACACCAGAGGAGCCCAGTGCACTGAATACTTGGCCATTCGTGATCATCTTCAGCTGATTGCGTCTACTGGAGCATCTCACTACCGCTTCGCCCTAAACTGGTCTCTGATTTTACCCCAAGGAGACCTCTCAAATGTGAATACTGAAGCACTGAG GTACTACCGATGTGTCCTGACTGAGCTCAAAAAGCTGGACCTGGAGGCTGTCCTTATTCTCTACTACCCGACACACAGAGCTCCAAACCTAGGCTTGCCTGGGCCACTGCATGCCTCAGGGGGTTGGCTCAATTACAGCACAGTGCAGAGCTTTCAGGAATATGCCGCACTCTGCTACCAGGAGCTGGGGCCCTGGGTTCAATACTGGATCACCATTAATGAGCCGAACAGGCTGGTAGATATTTATTCCAATTGGGATGAGAAGCATCAAGCAGCTCATAACCTTCTTCTGGCTCATGCAAAAGCCTGGAGGTTATATGAGAGGCAGCACTCCAGTCAACAGAAAGCTCTGGTATCCCTTGCTCTACATGCTGACTGGGCCGAAGCTGCCAATCCCTTCTTGGACTCACATgtggcagcagcacagagattcCTTTTGTTTGAGCTTGGTCGTTTCTTAGACCCATTGCTGGGGACCACTTATGAGGGGAAGGGTAGTGAGAGGGGATACCCACAAGAAATGGAGGCATACATGAAGGCAAGAGCTCAAGTAACCGGCCTCTCTGgatctcctcttccctcctttACTGAGATGGagaaggaggagctgagagGGGCTTTGAGTTTTATTGCACTGAACCATTTTACCACCCGTTTGGTGTCACCATATCTCACAACACTGGACAATTTTCAGCAGAAACGTTTCCCTGATCACGGCTGCCTGACCCTTTCCGATCCTACCTGGCCCTCCTCCAGTCTAGGGCAAGCTCTTGTACCCTGGGGACTGCGGAAGATCCTGAACTGGGTTAGCCAGAGATATGGAAAGGATCTGCCTATCATTGTCACAGCCAGTGGGGTTGATGATCAGGCTCCTGCTGAGGACAAATTCAGGCAACACTATCTCAGGAGTTACCTACAGGAGGCTCTTAAAG CTCATCAATTAGATGGTGTGAATCTGCAGGGCTTTTATGTGTGGAAGCTCCAAGATCGGCATGTCCCCCAGTTTGGCCTTTTCACCTCAGCCCACCACCAGTCTAAAGCTAAAGCCTCCATTGCTATATACCGAGAAATCATCACTCACAGAGGTTTCCCTGATGATGACACCATGCAGACCTGCACGCTCAGTGACCTGCAGGAAGTGTGCTCTGTATGTGCATGGATGTACAAGAACAAAGCCATGCTGGTGTTTGGAGGCTGCATCCTGATAACAGGTGTTATGTTGGCAGCACTCGCCGTCTTCGTCATCATCACCAAGAGAAACCGAACAAAGGGCAGAAGGAGGGGGACgagcaggagaagaagaagggaagGAGTGCCAGTGTGTTCATGTCCGCCGGTTGTTAGAAGAAGCTGA
- the LOC113144873 gene encoding solute carrier family 25 member 51-like produces the protein MAVSTMDSESARTPQPQAALTKGGHSLMPVGPLSARLGPQGKHYICGSIAAFTNIVVTFPIQKVLFRQQLHGVLAIEAVRQLQRDGLRNLYRGLLPPLLQKSTTVAIMFGLYEDFSRVLLEQAGSSGVPELVTRSFAAALAGTAEAILTPFERVQTLLQDHRHHGRFNNTAHTFRTLLTEYGVTECYRGLVPILLRNGPSNVFFFGLRGPIKEQLPEATTWAGHLVNDFVCGGVLGAALGIMFYPLNVVKARAQSQVGGAFQPCRKVLLTVWRERGGSLAMLFRGAHLNYHRSLISWGIINATYELLLKLL, from the coding sequence ATGGCTGTCAGCACCATGGACTCTGAGTCAGCCCGGACACCTCAGCCTCAGGCTGCCCTGACCAAAGGAGGCCATTCCCTAATGCCCGTTGGGCCTCTGAGTGCCAGGCTGGGCCCTCAAGGGAAGCACTACATCTGTGGCTCCATTGCAGCTTTTACCAATATTGTGGTGACCTTCCCCATCCAGAAGGTGCTGTTCCGACAGCAGCTGCACGGTGTGTTGGCCATTGAGGCGGTGCGGCAGCTTCAGCGGGATGGGTTGAGGAACCTCTACAGGGGCCTCTTGCCCCCCCTGCTGCAGAAGTCTACTACAGTGGCCATCATGTTTGGACTGTATGAGGACTTTTCTAGAGTCTTACTAGAGCAGGCCGGTAGCAGCGGTGTGCCCGAGCTGGTCACACGTAGCTTTGCTGCAGCATTGGCAGGAACTGCAGAGGCCATCTTGACACCATTTGAACGTGTGCAGACTCTGCTGCAAGACCATCGGCACCATGGGCGCTTCAACAACACAGCCCACACCTTCCGGACACTACTGACCGAGTATGGTGTCACAGAGTGCTACCGTGGCCTTGTGCCTATACTTCTCCGTAACGGCCCTAGCAATGTGTTCTTCTTTGGGCTCCGGGGACCCATAAAAGAGCAGCTCCCAGAAGCAACTACCTGGGCAGGTCATTTGGTTAATGATtttgtgtgtggaggtgtgttGGGGGCAGCCCTTGGCATTATGTTTTATCCATTAAATGTAGTAAAGGCCAGGGCTCAGTCTCAGGTTGGTGGAGCCTTCCAGCCTTGCAGGAAGGTACTGCTAACAGTGTGGAGAGAGAGGGGTGGCAGCTTGGCCATGCTGTTCAGAGGGGCCCACCTCAACTACCATCGTTCGCTCATCTCATGGGGGATCATAAATGCAACCtatgagctgctgctgaagctccTATAA